In Calothrix sp. PCC 7507, one DNA window encodes the following:
- a CDS encoding ABC transporter ATP-binding protein has translation MVQQPEVQETSSIQSIQRVVKTLRTYQWTSLGALVSLLLLTVANALTPQLFRWGIDQGIVKQNLQVVLYSAGWMVVAAIARGLFNFGQSYLAEAASQGVAYDLRNQIFSKIQNLSFSYHDQAQTSQLLTRVTSDIEQIRTFVGTSLIQVISGVVTLVAIAIILLVMNWQLALITLTVVPAAGWLMAQFITKNNGLFRQVQEQLSDLNAVLQENLLGIRVVKAFVRESAERTRYTTLNDSLVKANMKTIRAIRNTFPFIFLLSNLVTLAVFAYGGAEVIGGRFSIGELVAFNSYLALILQPILLIGFAAPTIAQAAASAERVYEVVDAKVEISDRPNAIPFTTCGGRITFENVSFRYPGASTEALKNVSFETKPNELIAVLGMTASGKSTIMNLISRFYDVSQGAVRIDGRDVRDFTLKSLRSRIGIVFQETTLFSGTIRENIAYAKPNATLEEVIAVAKTAQIHDFIISLMDGYETIVGERGVGLSGGQKQRIAIARTLLTDYSILILDDSTSAVDAKTADDIQTALDNFMRQKACTTFVVAQRISTVKNADRIFLVDKGHLIAQGTHEELMQTSPLYGVILESQVSKKVVR, from the coding sequence TTGGTTCAACAACCAGAAGTTCAGGAAACTTCGTCTATACAGTCAATCCAGCGTGTAGTGAAGACTTTACGTACTTACCAATGGACTTCTTTGGGAGCATTGGTAAGTCTGCTGCTTTTGACAGTCGCCAATGCGCTGACTCCTCAACTATTTCGGTGGGGAATTGATCAGGGTATTGTCAAACAAAATTTACAAGTCGTATTATATAGCGCCGGTTGGATGGTAGTTGCTGCGATCGCCCGGGGTTTATTTAATTTCGGACAAAGCTACTTAGCAGAAGCCGCATCTCAAGGTGTGGCTTATGACCTGCGGAACCAGATTTTCAGCAAAATTCAAAATCTCAGTTTCAGCTATCACGACCAAGCGCAGACTTCCCAACTCCTAACCCGCGTCACTAGCGACATTGAGCAGATTCGCACCTTTGTGGGCACAAGCCTAATCCAGGTGATCAGTGGAGTTGTCACATTAGTAGCGATCGCCATCATCTTACTCGTGATGAACTGGCAATTAGCACTGATTACACTGACAGTTGTCCCAGCTGCGGGATGGTTGATGGCGCAATTCATCACCAAGAATAACGGACTTTTTCGGCAAGTACAAGAGCAACTGAGTGACCTCAACGCCGTCTTACAAGAAAACTTGCTGGGAATCCGGGTAGTGAAAGCCTTTGTGCGGGAGTCAGCCGAAAGGACTCGTTACACAACCCTGAATGATAGCCTCGTCAAAGCCAACATGAAGACGATTCGCGCTATCCGCAATACCTTCCCGTTTATCTTTTTGCTCAGTAATTTGGTGACACTGGCGGTTTTTGCCTATGGCGGCGCAGAGGTGATTGGGGGTAGGTTTTCCATTGGGGAACTAGTAGCATTTAACTCCTACCTAGCTTTGATTCTCCAACCGATTTTGTTGATTGGATTTGCAGCCCCCACAATCGCCCAAGCAGCAGCCTCTGCAGAACGAGTTTATGAAGTAGTTGATGCCAAAGTCGAAATTAGCGATCGCCCTAACGCCATCCCTTTTACTACCTGCGGCGGTAGAATCACCTTTGAAAACGTCTCCTTTCGCTATCCTGGTGCCTCCACCGAAGCCTTAAAAAATGTTTCCTTTGAAACCAAACCCAACGAACTCATCGCCGTTCTGGGGATGACAGCGTCTGGGAAAAGCACAATTATGAACCTGATTTCCCGCTTTTATGATGTTAGCCAAGGCGCAGTCCGCATCGACGGGCGGGATGTGCGAGATTTCACCTTGAAAAGTCTGCGATCGCGAATTGGTATAGTATTCCAAGAAACCACACTATTTTCTGGCACTATCCGTGAGAATATCGCCTACGCCAAACCCAACGCCACCCTAGAAGAAGTGATTGCAGTGGCGAAAACTGCCCAGATTCACGACTTCATTATTAGCTTAATGGATGGCTACGAAACCATTGTTGGTGAAAGAGGCGTGGGTTTATCTGGTGGACAAAAACAACGAATAGCGATCGCCCGTACCTTACTCACCGATTACAGCATTCTGATACTTGACGATAGCACCTCTGCAGTCGATGCCAAAACTGCAGACGATATCCAAACCGCACTCGACAACTTCATGCGTCAAAAAGCCTGTACAACCTTCGTTGTCGCCCAACGCATCAGCACCGTCAAGAATGCCGATCGCATTTTTCTAGTCGATAAAGGACACTTGATCGCCCAAGGAACCCATGAAGAATTAATGCAAACCAGCCCCCTCTACGGCGTGATTTTAGAATCTCAGGTGAGCAAAAAAGTGGTTAGATAA
- a CDS encoding DUF1823 family protein, producing MSNLPPLNTDTIWAILHEKIDDVTVNQLVWYYLGYRYDSSAEQWNTSEVAPEWRDEYPQPPDFIDSRPATVKLTRSIPQDNKQILKEKLGFKGYKIGEFGPRQTRRATAANWLCSYLQQTNGNLEGSVDC from the coding sequence ATGTCTAATTTACCACCACTCAATACAGATACTATCTGGGCAATTCTCCATGAAAAAATTGACGATGTCACAGTTAACCAGTTGGTCTGGTATTACTTAGGCTATCGCTATGACTCTTCTGCTGAACAATGGAACACCAGTGAAGTAGCACCAGAATGGCGAGATGAATACCCACAACCACCCGATTTTATTGACAGTCGCCCCGCAACAGTCAAATTAACTCGTTCGATACCACAAGATAACAAACAAATACTCAAAGAAAAACTGGGTTTCAAAGGTTATAAAATTGGTGAATTCGGACCTCGTCAAACTCGCAGAGCAACAGCTGCAAACTGGCTATGCAGTTATTTACAACAAACCAATGGTAACTTAGAAGGAAGCGTTGACTGTTGA
- a CDS encoding Rpn family recombination-promoting nuclease/putative transposase: protein MRRDSIFYKLFQQSPRLLFELLTNPPTNADAYRFDSVAVKEPKFEIDGVFLPPENAGAGVVYFCEVQFQRDERLYERVFAESALYFYRNRDRFRDWQAVIIYPSRNLEQGDIHPHRSFLNGGQVHRVFLDELGDIRQLPLWVALMVLTTIDNEQAPEEARYLLTRTSQAAPEMASRAIIEMLVTIMVYKFEKSTRTEVEAMLGITLKETQVYREIKEEEARSLILRQLNRRLGELPQEVGDRIEILSLEQLEDLSEALLDFTSLADLQAWLVALPS, encoded by the coding sequence ATGCGGCGAGACTCAATTTTTTACAAACTATTTCAACAATCCCCCAGGTTACTATTTGAATTATTGACAAACCCGCCAACGAATGCAGATGCCTATCGATTTGATTCAGTAGCTGTCAAAGAACCCAAATTTGAGATAGACGGGGTATTTCTCCCACCTGAAAATGCAGGTGCGGGAGTTGTATATTTCTGCGAGGTGCAATTTCAAAGGGATGAAAGGCTGTATGAACGGGTATTTGCGGAATCTGCACTATATTTCTACCGCAACCGTGACAGATTTAGGGATTGGCAAGCAGTCATAATTTACCCATCTCGCAATCTTGAACAAGGTGATATTCATCCCCATCGCTCATTCCTGAATGGTGGACAAGTACATCGAGTGTTTTTAGATGAATTGGGTGATATTCGCCAATTACCTCTATGGGTAGCACTGATGGTGCTGACGACGATAGATAATGAACAAGCACCAGAAGAAGCGAGGTATTTGTTAACTAGAACCTCTCAAGCAGCACCGGAAATGGCAAGTCGCGCCATAATAGAGATGCTTGTGACAATCATGGTGTATAAGTTTGAAAAATCAACTCGAACTGAGGTAGAGGCAATGCTAGGAATCACGCTCAAGGAAACACAAGTTTACCGAGAAATTAAGGAAGAAGAAGCGCGATCGCTCATTTTGCGTCAACTAAATCGACGCTTAGGAGAATTACCTCAAGAAGTGGGCGATCGCATTGAAATTTTATCCCTAGAACAATTAGAAGATTTGAGCGAAGCACTGTTAGATTTTACCAGTTTGGCAGATTTACAAGCTTGGTTAGTAGCACTTCCAAGTTAA